A single window of Nocardioides kongjuensis DNA harbors:
- a CDS encoding class I SAM-dependent methyltransferase: MPVAVGVVVSDDGLLVPPGEAPLVVEIDGHYVWSLTPLRDGRPAAGGVLVPWPGVLRPHLSGRGRVRVTDAAGDDVLYDDEVGLGAGEGTLAVVDAAGHRLSVDKVGHLARSFAATDEGVRDEILAGTRRAIDDLREHAGVAAYLNYGALLGAVREGRMLAHDSDTDLCYLSEHTSPADIVLESYRITRAMRARGWRVLRMSGGDVKLLLPLSDGRVCHIDVFSAFHIDGTFYQFGNRSGRLPRAAIEPFSTITLHGHEFPAPRDPEAMLAFLYGPGWRSPDPSFKYADPPAGVRRLDGWLRGFRTEMGRWTEFHNGPRRAAVPRTPSSFAQWVEPQLGSLPVADLGTGTGRDAIWFASSGRRVAALDFSRGSLGVVRRRARRRDVEVGVDQLILGELRSTLLHGTRLARDPHHLHARHLVGCLDPAALDQLWLLARMALRPGGRLFLEFAAGEPSATDGLVRRTPIEVVRRGIEASGGLVESLTTGPGEDMFDLPDPAVCRIRAAWPATAAAHDPKETP; this comes from the coding sequence GTGCCTGTCGCCGTCGGTGTCGTCGTCTCCGACGACGGCCTGCTGGTCCCGCCCGGGGAAGCACCGCTGGTCGTCGAGATCGACGGGCACTACGTCTGGTCGCTGACCCCGCTGCGCGACGGCAGGCCCGCCGCCGGGGGAGTGCTGGTGCCGTGGCCCGGCGTGCTGCGCCCGCACCTCAGCGGTCGCGGACGGGTCCGGGTGACGGACGCCGCCGGCGACGACGTGCTGTACGACGACGAGGTCGGCCTCGGCGCCGGCGAGGGCACCCTCGCCGTGGTCGACGCCGCCGGCCACCGGCTCAGCGTCGACAAGGTGGGCCACCTGGCCCGCTCCTTCGCCGCGACCGACGAGGGCGTGCGCGACGAGATCCTCGCCGGGACCCGCCGGGCGATCGACGACCTGCGCGAGCACGCCGGCGTGGCGGCGTACCTCAACTACGGCGCGCTCCTCGGCGCGGTCCGCGAGGGCCGGATGCTCGCGCACGACTCCGACACGGACCTGTGCTACCTCTCCGAGCACACCTCGCCGGCCGACATCGTCCTCGAGTCGTACCGGATCACCCGCGCCATGCGCGCCCGCGGCTGGCGGGTGCTGCGGATGTCGGGCGGCGACGTGAAGCTCCTGCTGCCGCTCTCCGACGGCCGGGTCTGCCACATCGACGTGTTCTCGGCGTTCCACATCGACGGCACGTTCTACCAGTTCGGCAACCGCAGCGGACGCCTGCCGAGGGCGGCGATCGAGCCGTTCTCGACGATCACCCTGCACGGGCACGAGTTCCCGGCGCCGCGCGACCCCGAGGCCATGCTCGCCTTCCTGTACGGCCCGGGCTGGCGCAGCCCCGACCCGTCCTTCAAGTACGCCGACCCGCCGGCCGGCGTACGTCGCCTCGACGGGTGGCTGCGCGGCTTCCGCACCGAGATGGGGCGCTGGACCGAGTTCCACAACGGTCCGCGCCGTGCAGCGGTCCCGAGGACGCCGTCGTCCTTCGCGCAGTGGGTGGAGCCGCAGCTCGGCTCGTTGCCCGTCGCGGACCTCGGCACCGGCACCGGGCGGGACGCGATCTGGTTCGCCTCGAGCGGGCGCCGCGTCGCCGCCCTGGACTTCTCGCGCGGTTCGCTCGGCGTCGTGCGGCGCCGGGCCCGGCGCCGCGATGTCGAGGTCGGCGTGGACCAGCTGATCCTCGGCGAGCTCCGCTCGACCCTGCTGCACGGCACCCGCCTGGCCCGCGACCCGCACCACCTGCACGCCCGCCACCTCGTCGGCTGCCTCGACCCGGCTGCCCTCGACCAGCTGTGGCTGCTCGCCCGGATGGCGCTACGCCCCGGTGGCCGGTTGTTCCTCGAGTTCGCCGCCGGCGAGCCGTCCGCGACCGACGGCCTGGTCCGTCGCACGCCGATCGAGGTGGTCCGCCGCGGCATCGAGGCATCGGGAGGCCTCGTCGAGAGCCTCACCACCGGCCCCGGCGAGGACATGTTCGACCTGCCCGACCCGGCCGTGTGCCGGATCCGCGCCGCCTGGCCGGCGACTGCCGCCGCGCACGACCCGAAGGAGACCCCATGA
- a CDS encoding alpha/beta hydrolase — translation MSAPVRPGPELDPDLAAALAAFPELPPLGPTTLDVLRPYATVPPEVALADRALERRDVVVPAADGTPLTLSVLTPTSAVAEAPATCVYWIHGGGMVLGDRFSQIDIPLDWLEELGAVVVTVDYRLAPEVTGTTLVEDCYAGLSWVADHADELGVDPGRIVVAGTSAGGGLAAGTTLLARDRRGPAVAAQVLVCPMLDHRNATVSSHQYAGPAVWSRAANEFGWDAVLHGTSGPVSPYVSPALAGDLTGLPTTYVDTGSAEVFRDEDVAFASAIWAAGGQAELHVWAGGCHGFDTLFPQAPMSTTARRTRTDWLARVVSRLR, via the coding sequence ATGAGCGCGCCGGTGCGCCCCGGACCCGAGCTCGACCCGGACCTGGCGGCCGCGCTGGCCGCGTTCCCCGAGCTTCCTCCGCTCGGTCCCACGACGCTCGACGTGCTCCGCCCGTACGCCACCGTCCCACCCGAGGTCGCCCTCGCCGACCGGGCGCTGGAGCGGCGCGACGTCGTGGTGCCGGCCGCCGACGGCACGCCACTGACGCTGAGCGTGCTCACGCCGACCTCCGCCGTCGCTGAGGCGCCGGCGACGTGCGTCTACTGGATCCACGGCGGCGGCATGGTGCTGGGCGACCGGTTCTCGCAGATCGACATCCCGCTCGACTGGCTGGAGGAGCTCGGCGCCGTGGTCGTCACGGTCGACTACCGCCTCGCTCCCGAGGTGACCGGGACGACGCTGGTCGAGGACTGCTACGCGGGACTGTCCTGGGTGGCCGACCACGCCGACGAGCTCGGCGTCGACCCCGGAAGGATCGTCGTCGCGGGCACCAGCGCCGGCGGCGGGCTCGCCGCGGGCACCACGCTGCTCGCTCGGGACCGCCGGGGCCCGGCGGTCGCCGCCCAGGTGCTGGTCTGCCCCATGCTCGACCACCGCAACGCCACCGTGTCGAGCCACCAGTACGCCGGCCCCGCGGTCTGGTCCCGTGCGGCCAACGAGTTCGGCTGGGACGCCGTCCTCCACGGCACCTCGGGACCCGTCTCGCCGTACGTCTCACCGGCCCTGGCCGGCGACCTCACCGGCCTGCCGACGACCTACGTCGACACCGGGAGCGCCGAGGTGTTCCGCGACGAGGACGTCGCGTTCGCCTCCGCCATCTGGGCGGCCGGCGGGCAGGCCGAGCTCCACGTCTGGGCCGGCGGCTGCCACGGGTTCGACACGCTGTTCCCGCAGGCGCCGATGTCGACGACGGCCCGTCGTACCCGCACGGACTGGCTCGCCCGGGTGGTGAGCCGACTACGGTGA
- a CDS encoding putative quinol monooxygenase, which yields MTIGYGFQATMTAHEGKGDELVELLLSGPVSGPSAHDGCRVFLVSRSAADPDVVHLVEGWVSEEVHHAVFADPASQAYIDRSAALVADAQYADLVPLGGKADLEAVAR from the coding sequence ATGACCATCGGCTACGGATTCCAGGCCACGATGACCGCCCACGAGGGCAAGGGGGACGAGCTCGTCGAGCTGCTGCTCTCCGGACCGGTGAGCGGTCCGTCGGCGCACGACGGCTGCCGCGTGTTCCTGGTCAGCCGGTCGGCCGCCGATCCGGACGTGGTGCACCTGGTCGAGGGCTGGGTCAGCGAGGAGGTGCACCACGCTGTGTTCGCCGATCCGGCCTCGCAGGCCTACATCGACCGCTCGGCGGCGCTCGTGGCCGACGCACAGTACGCCGACCTGGTGCCGCTCGGCGGCAAGGCCGACCTCGAGGCGGTCGCGCGATGA
- a CDS encoding adenylyltransferase/cytidyltransferase family protein, whose product MKKSGDVVGSVNGPVIGYVPGAFDLFHVGHLNALRQARQWCDVLVAGVVADEVCVATKGVLPTVPLAERLEIVEAIGIVDAVYAENTPDKTDSWRDVGFHRIFKGDDWQGTAKGRRLEEQMAALGVEVTYFPYTLQTSSTALRKALAHRGASTA is encoded by the coding sequence ATGAAGAAGTCGGGTGACGTCGTCGGCTCCGTGAACGGCCCGGTCATCGGGTACGTCCCGGGAGCCTTCGACCTGTTCCACGTCGGGCACCTCAACGCGCTGCGCCAGGCGCGGCAGTGGTGCGACGTGCTGGTCGCCGGGGTCGTCGCCGACGAGGTGTGCGTCGCCACCAAGGGCGTGCTCCCGACCGTGCCGCTCGCCGAGCGGCTGGAGATCGTCGAGGCGATCGGCATCGTCGACGCGGTCTACGCCGAGAACACCCCGGACAAGACGGACTCCTGGCGCGACGTGGGCTTCCACCGGATCTTCAAGGGCGACGACTGGCAGGGCACCGCGAAGGGCCGGCGACTCGAGGAGCAGATGGCCGCGCTCGGCGTCGAGGTCACCTACTTCCCCTACACGCTGCAGACCTCCTCCACCGCGCTGCGCAAGGCCCTCGCCCACCGCGGGGCCTCCACGGCATGA
- a CDS encoding AMP-dependent synthetase/ligase: MPVIHDTNFLEHMPSNCAVQFLDRVEKSADREAFRFPRGEAWESVTWRQAGDRVRRLAAGLLALGLEPEQRVGIASSTRYEWILADLAVMCAGGATTTVYPSTGGDDTAYILSDSACRIVFAEDESQLAKLREHRAELPELMKVVSFDDALADGADGDWVISLDQLAELGDAHLAATPDAVDAVAKAIGPDQLATLIYTSGTTGKPKGVRTLHRAWVFEGEAIKAQDILHEDDLQFLWLPMAHSFGKVLLSTQLACGFATAIDGRVDKIVDNLGIVKPTFMGAAPRIFEKAHARIVTMQAAEGGAKEKIFLKAFEVGRKVDALRLAGKSVPLPLKVQHALFDKLVFSKVRERFGGRVKFFISGSAALNADIAAWFHAAGVLILEGYGMTENAAGATVNHPDAYKLGTVGQPFPGTEVRIGEGGEVQLKGPHVMAGYHNRPEATSDALTEDGWLRTGDKGELDADGFLKITGRIKELFKTSGGKYIAPPAIEAKFKAICPYVSQFMVFGAERNFVSALITLDPDAIAGWAAENGKEGKDYTALVNDDAVQAMVAEYVDELNAQLNRWETIKKWKLLDHDLTIESGELTPSLKVKRNVVENNNAELIDSFYS, encoded by the coding sequence ATGCCCGTCATCCACGACACCAATTTCCTCGAGCACATGCCGTCGAACTGCGCCGTTCAGTTCCTCGACCGGGTCGAGAAGAGTGCCGACCGGGAGGCCTTCCGCTTCCCGCGTGGTGAGGCGTGGGAGTCGGTGACCTGGCGCCAGGCCGGTGACCGCGTGCGCCGCCTCGCGGCGGGCCTGCTCGCCCTGGGCCTCGAGCCCGAGCAGCGCGTCGGCATCGCGTCGTCGACCCGCTACGAGTGGATCCTCGCCGACCTGGCCGTGATGTGCGCGGGCGGTGCCACCACGACGGTGTACCCGTCGACGGGCGGCGACGACACGGCGTACATCCTCAGCGACTCCGCGTGCCGGATCGTGTTCGCCGAGGACGAGTCGCAGCTGGCCAAGCTGCGCGAGCACCGCGCCGAGCTGCCCGAGCTGATGAAGGTCGTCAGCTTCGACGACGCGCTCGCCGACGGTGCTGACGGCGACTGGGTGATCTCGCTCGACCAGCTCGCCGAGCTCGGCGACGCACACCTCGCCGCGACCCCCGACGCGGTCGACGCCGTCGCGAAGGCGATCGGCCCCGACCAGCTCGCGACCCTGATCTACACCTCCGGCACCACCGGCAAGCCCAAGGGCGTGCGCACCCTGCACCGCGCGTGGGTGTTCGAGGGCGAGGCGATCAAGGCGCAGGACATCCTCCACGAGGACGACCTGCAGTTCCTGTGGCTGCCGATGGCGCACTCCTTCGGCAAGGTGCTGCTCTCCACGCAGCTCGCCTGCGGCTTCGCCACCGCGATCGACGGCCGGGTCGACAAGATCGTCGACAACCTGGGCATCGTGAAGCCGACGTTCATGGGCGCGGCGCCCCGCATCTTCGAGAAGGCGCACGCGCGCATCGTCACCATGCAGGCGGCCGAGGGCGGCGCCAAGGAGAAGATCTTCCTCAAGGCGTTCGAGGTCGGCCGCAAGGTCGACGCGCTGCGCCTGGCCGGGAAGTCCGTCCCGCTGCCGCTCAAGGTCCAGCACGCGCTGTTCGACAAGCTGGTCTTCAGCAAGGTCCGCGAGCGCTTCGGCGGCCGGGTGAAGTTCTTCATCTCCGGCTCGGCGGCGCTCAACGCCGACATCGCCGCCTGGTTCCACGCGGCCGGCGTCCTCATCCTCGAGGGCTACGGCATGACCGAGAACGCCGCCGGTGCCACGGTCAACCACCCCGATGCCTACAAGCTCGGCACCGTCGGCCAGCCGTTCCCCGGCACCGAGGTGCGCATCGGCGAGGGCGGCGAGGTCCAGCTCAAGGGCCCGCACGTCATGGCCGGCTACCACAACCGCCCCGAGGCGACGAGCGACGCGCTCACCGAGGACGGCTGGCTGCGCACCGGGGACAAGGGCGAGCTCGACGCCGACGGCTTCCTCAAGATCACCGGCCGGATCAAGGAGCTCTTCAAGACCTCCGGCGGCAAGTACATCGCCCCGCCGGCGATCGAGGCCAAGTTCAAGGCGATCTGCCCGTACGTCAGCCAGTTCATGGTGTTCGGCGCGGAGCGCAACTTCGTCTCCGCGCTGATCACCCTCGACCCCGACGCCATCGCCGGCTGGGCCGCCGAGAACGGCAAGGAGGGCAAGGACTACACCGCCCTCGTCAACGACGACGCCGTGCAGGCGATGGTCGCGGAGTACGTCGACGAGCTCAACGCCCAGCTCAACCGCTGGGAGACGATCAAGAAGTGGAAGCTGCTCGACCACGACCTGACCATCGAGTCCGGTGAGCTCACCCCCTCGCTGAAGGTCAAGCGCAACGTCGTCGAGAACAACAACGCCGAGCTGATCGACTCCTTCTACTCCTGA
- the hemW gene encoding radical SAM family heme chaperone HemW, producing the protein MPSALPEGDPVPTDGSLPTSALAELGTKPFAFYVHVPFCRVRCGYCDFNTYTAEELGPGVSRASYADQAVAEVRLARRVLGERDLPVDTVFLGGGTPTLLPPEDLGRVLRAIDDEFGLAPHAEVTTEANPDSVDRSYLERLREAGYTRVSFGVQSAVPHVLAVLDRTHDPLRVPGVVEAARAAGFEQASLDLIYGTPGESNDDWEQTLEAALACAPDHVSAYSLIVEDGTALARRVRRGELAMPDDDDLADKYVQADERLVGAGLGWYEVSNWARDDAARCRHNLGYWAGADWWGIGPGAHSHVGGVRWWNVKHPAAYAGRLAEGVTPAHAREVLDAGTRRVERVLLEVRLRSGLPVDILDDDARGALPGLVADGLVEDRDDRVVLTLRGRLLADGVVHRLLT; encoded by the coding sequence GTGCCGTCCGCCCTGCCTGAAGGTGATCCCGTCCCGACCGACGGGTCGCTCCCGACGTCCGCCCTGGCCGAGCTCGGCACCAAGCCGTTCGCGTTCTACGTGCACGTCCCGTTCTGCCGGGTCCGGTGCGGCTACTGCGACTTCAACACCTACACCGCCGAGGAGCTCGGTCCGGGCGTCTCGCGGGCGTCGTACGCCGACCAGGCGGTCGCCGAGGTCCGCCTGGCCCGCCGCGTGCTGGGGGAGCGCGACCTGCCGGTCGACACGGTCTTCCTCGGCGGCGGCACCCCGACGCTGCTGCCGCCCGAGGACCTCGGGCGGGTCCTGCGGGCCATCGACGACGAGTTCGGCCTCGCGCCGCACGCCGAGGTGACCACCGAGGCCAACCCCGACTCGGTCGACCGGTCCTACCTCGAGCGGTTGCGGGAGGCCGGCTACACACGGGTCTCCTTCGGCGTGCAGTCGGCGGTGCCGCACGTGCTGGCGGTCCTCGACCGCACCCACGACCCGCTCCGCGTGCCCGGAGTGGTCGAGGCAGCACGTGCCGCGGGCTTCGAGCAGGCGAGCCTGGACCTGATCTACGGGACGCCCGGGGAGAGCAACGACGACTGGGAGCAGACCTTGGAGGCGGCGCTCGCGTGCGCGCCGGACCACGTCTCGGCGTACTCCCTCATCGTCGAGGACGGCACCGCGCTGGCCCGCCGGGTACGGCGCGGCGAGCTGGCGATGCCGGACGACGACGACCTGGCCGACAAGTACGTGCAGGCCGACGAGCGGCTCGTCGGCGCCGGTCTGGGCTGGTACGAGGTCTCGAACTGGGCGCGTGACGACGCCGCGCGCTGCCGCCACAACCTCGGCTACTGGGCGGGCGCGGACTGGTGGGGGATCGGGCCGGGCGCCCACTCGCACGTCGGCGGGGTGCGCTGGTGGAACGTCAAGCACCCGGCGGCGTACGCCGGCCGGCTGGCCGAGGGCGTCACGCCGGCCCACGCCCGGGAGGTCCTCGACGCGGGGACGCGGCGCGTGGAGCGGGTGCTGCTGGAGGTCCGGCTGCGTTCCGGCCTCCCCGTCGACATCCTCGACGACGATGCGCGCGGCGCGCTCCCGGGGCTGGTCGCCGACGGCCTGGTCGAGGACCGGGACGACCGTGTGGTGCTCACGCTGCGCGGGCGGCTGCTCGCGGACGGGGTCGTGCACCGGCTGCTGACGTGA
- a CDS encoding AraC family transcriptional regulator — MPQHTAALDELRDLVARHARPDQGTAIDGLLLARADAAEAPSTSPSGTVLALIVQGSKRVSVGEKVLEYGPGQYLVASVDVPITGHYVDVDASRPALGVGLVLTPASIAELLLAAPPGAVPVRGSDAPLALGVADATPELLDATARMVRLLDRAHDRAILAPMIQREILWRVLTGPLGPSLAQIGIADSCTTQISRAVRWITDNFAEPFRVDELAASCGLSPSAFHRKFQGVTASSPIQFQKQVRLHQARLLLVSGDDDVATIAHRVGYDSATQFSREYRRRFGESPGRDGARLRNHAGRTA, encoded by the coding sequence ATGCCCCAGCACACCGCCGCCCTCGACGAGCTCCGCGACCTCGTCGCACGACACGCCCGCCCGGACCAGGGCACGGCGATCGACGGCCTCCTGCTCGCCCGCGCGGACGCTGCCGAGGCGCCGTCGACCAGCCCGTCCGGAACCGTGCTCGCGCTGATCGTGCAGGGCAGCAAGCGGGTCTCGGTGGGGGAGAAGGTGCTCGAGTACGGGCCGGGGCAGTACCTCGTCGCGTCCGTGGACGTGCCGATCACGGGCCACTACGTCGACGTCGACGCGTCGCGGCCCGCGCTCGGCGTCGGGCTGGTGCTCACGCCCGCGAGCATCGCCGAGCTCCTGCTCGCGGCGCCGCCCGGCGCCGTCCCCGTGCGCGGCAGCGACGCACCGCTGGCCCTCGGTGTCGCGGATGCCACGCCCGAGCTGCTCGACGCGACCGCACGGATGGTGCGTCTCCTCGACCGGGCACACGACCGCGCGATCCTGGCGCCGATGATCCAGCGGGAGATCCTGTGGCGGGTGCTCACCGGTCCGCTCGGCCCGAGCCTCGCCCAGATCGGCATCGCGGACAGCTGCACCACCCAGATCAGCCGCGCCGTGCGGTGGATCACCGACAACTTCGCCGAGCCGTTCCGCGTCGACGAGCTCGCCGCGAGCTGCGGCCTGAGCCCGTCTGCGTTCCACCGCAAGTTCCAGGGCGTGACCGCGTCGAGCCCGATCCAGTTCCAAAAGCAGGTCCGGCTGCACCAGGCCCGGCTCCTGCTGGTGTCCGGGGACGACGACGTCGCGACGATCGCCCACCGGGTCGGCTACGACAGCGCCACCCAGTTCAGCCGTGAGTACCGACGGCGGTTCGGCGAGTCGCCGGGCCGCGACGGGGCGCGACTGCGCAACCACGCCGGACGGACGGCCTGA
- a CDS encoding DUF3097 family protein — protein MDRYGTDVLSGDWRVPKRGRAVETPADPGLVVEEVTTDWCGEIVAVDRDLDTVTLEDRRGKRRTFPLGTGFLLEGKPVILTAPITKAGPVRPTRTASGSIAVHDAKARVARASRIFVEGRHDAELVEKVWGDDLRIEGVVVEYLGGVDDLADHLRDFKPGPNRRVGVLVDHLVAGSKESRIAQNIMKSPVGKDVLIVGHPFIDIWQAVKPARLGFAEWPKVPKGIDWKKGTCQQLGWPHRDQADIARAWKHILGGVRGFQDLDPALLGRVEELIDFVTLV, from the coding sequence GTGGATCGCTACGGGACCGATGTGCTGTCAGGCGACTGGAGGGTCCCCAAGCGGGGCCGGGCCGTGGAGACGCCGGCCGATCCCGGTCTCGTGGTCGAGGAGGTCACCACCGACTGGTGCGGCGAGATCGTGGCCGTCGACCGCGACCTCGACACGGTCACCCTCGAGGACCGACGCGGCAAGCGACGTACCTTCCCGCTCGGCACCGGCTTCCTCCTCGAGGGCAAGCCGGTCATCCTCACCGCGCCGATCACCAAGGCTGGCCCGGTGAGACCGACGCGCACGGCGAGCGGGTCGATCGCGGTGCACGACGCCAAGGCGCGGGTCGCCCGGGCCAGCCGGATCTTCGTCGAGGGCCGCCACGACGCCGAGCTCGTCGAGAAGGTCTGGGGCGACGACCTGCGCATCGAGGGCGTGGTCGTGGAGTACCTCGGCGGCGTCGACGACCTCGCCGACCACCTGCGCGACTTCAAGCCCGGCCCCAACCGGCGCGTCGGCGTCCTGGTCGACCACCTGGTCGCCGGCTCCAAGGAGAGCCGGATCGCGCAGAACATCATGAAGTCGCCGGTCGGCAAGGACGTGCTGATCGTCGGCCACCCGTTCATCGACATCTGGCAGGCGGTCAAGCCGGCGCGGCTGGGGTTCGCGGAGTGGCCGAAGGTGCCCAAGGGCATCGACTGGAAGAAGGGCACCTGTCAGCAGCTCGGCTGGCCGCACCGCGACCAGGCTGACATCGCCCGCGCGTGGAAGCACATCCTCGGTGGCGTGCGGGGGTTCCAGGACCTGGATCCGGCGTTGCTGGGCCGGGTGGAGGAGCTCATCGACTTCGTCACACTGGTCTGA
- a CDS encoding DUF6752 domain-containing protein, translating to MTDLAHRAREARRRLRERAGLRERVRVLEAEVQENRQLNRRIAELTDIVTELLIPLEARDQDRVDDVLARFRSGL from the coding sequence ATGACCGACCTCGCCCACCGCGCCCGCGAGGCCCGCCGCCGACTCCGCGAGCGCGCCGGCCTGCGCGAGCGGGTCCGCGTCCTCGAGGCCGAGGTGCAGGAGAACCGTCAGCTCAACCGCCGCATCGCCGAGCTCACCGACATCGTCACCGAGCTGCTCATCCCCCTCGAGGCCCGTGACCAGGACCGCGTCGACGACGTACTCGCCCGCTTCCGCAGCGGGCTCTGA
- a CDS encoding MBL fold metallo-hydrolase: MPFTEVADRVWVRRVPSYDVNLVAVGGERGLVVVDTLATAAEARAAIAAIGDLRAGPVVAVVNTHDHFDHVLGNATFKARYDDPPVHATDEAAARTDPAAPPADHTFSSAAVIDLGDRQLELVHPGRGHTAGDLVVRVPDADVLLAGDLVEESAPPSIGSDSWPMDWPQTLDLVLGLTTPSTVVVPGHGGIVDRRFVEDQCDDLRAVAETIRELAARGVPEAEALASAEWPFPVEALHHAIGRGYAQLPPARRQLPLA, translated from the coding sequence GTGCCGTTCACCGAGGTCGCGGACCGGGTCTGGGTCCGCCGCGTTCCGTCGTACGACGTCAACCTGGTCGCCGTCGGGGGCGAGCGCGGTCTCGTCGTCGTCGACACGCTGGCCACCGCCGCCGAGGCGCGCGCCGCGATCGCCGCGATCGGCGACCTGCGTGCCGGGCCGGTCGTGGCGGTCGTCAACACCCACGACCACTTCGACCACGTGCTCGGCAACGCCACCTTCAAGGCGCGCTACGACGACCCGCCGGTCCACGCGACCGACGAGGCCGCCGCCCGCACCGACCCGGCCGCGCCACCGGCGGACCACACCTTCTCCAGCGCCGCCGTCATCGACCTCGGTGACCGCCAGCTCGAGCTCGTGCACCCGGGCCGCGGGCACACCGCCGGCGACCTCGTGGTCCGGGTCCCCGATGCCGACGTGCTGCTGGCCGGCGACCTCGTCGAGGAGTCCGCTCCCCCGTCGATCGGCAGCGACTCCTGGCCGATGGATTGGCCGCAGACCCTCGACCTCGTCCTCGGGCTGACGACGCCCTCGACCGTCGTCGTCCCCGGCCACGGCGGCATCGTCGACCGGCGCTTCGTCGAGGACCAGTGCGACGACCTGCGTGCGGTCGCCGAGACGATCCGCGAGCTCGCCGCCCGCGGCGTCCCCGAGGCCGAGGCGCTCGCGTCGGCCGAGTGGCCGTTCCCGGTCGAGGCGCTGCACCACGCGATCGGGCGGGGGTACGCCCAGCTGCCGCCCGCGCGGCGTCAGCTGCCCCTGGCCTGA
- a CDS encoding MOSC domain-containing protein yields the protein MAFVRSISVGQPQDKDWAALGRSSIDKRPVGGPVAVHELGIDGDSVCDTQHHGGPDQAVYAYAREDLDFWETELGTPIRDGQFGENLTTEGIDLNALPIGTRLQVGEAGVGVVLEAVYVRTPCNDFKGWMGESGYEPRAWVKRFTREARPGPYLRVLETGTIAPGDPIEVVHLPSHGKTIRDMFVALNTDRSRLPELLVVEGLLPKVRAKAEDFVQRTAGSLPPAEPVA from the coding sequence ATGGCGTTCGTACGGAGCATCAGTGTCGGCCAGCCGCAGGACAAGGACTGGGCGGCGCTCGGTCGCAGCTCGATCGACAAGCGCCCCGTGGGCGGGCCGGTCGCGGTCCACGAGCTCGGCATCGACGGCGACTCGGTGTGCGACACCCAGCACCACGGCGGCCCCGACCAGGCGGTCTACGCCTACGCCCGCGAGGACCTGGACTTCTGGGAGACCGAGCTCGGGACGCCCATCCGCGACGGTCAGTTCGGCGAGAACCTCACCACCGAGGGCATCGACCTCAACGCCCTGCCGATCGGGACCCGGCTGCAGGTCGGGGAGGCCGGGGTCGGCGTCGTGCTCGAGGCGGTCTACGTGCGCACGCCGTGCAACGACTTCAAGGGCTGGATGGGGGAGAGCGGCTACGAGCCGCGTGCGTGGGTGAAGAGGTTCACGCGCGAGGCGCGCCCGGGGCCCTACCTGCGGGTCCTGGAGACCGGCACCATCGCGCCCGGCGACCCGATCGAGGTGGTCCACCTCCCGAGCCACGGGAAGACGATCCGCGACATGTTCGTCGCGCTCAACACCGACCGGAGCCGCCTGCCCGAGCTGCTCGTGGTCGAGGGCCTGCTGCCCAAGGTGCGCGCAAAAGCGGAGGATTTCGTCCAGAGGACGGCTGGTTCGCTACCCCCTGCGGAGCCGGTGGCTTAG